The DNA segment TCTCAAGCAAAATAACAAAAGCTATTCCAACTTTGGTAGAAAATAGTGTTTTCATATGGGCCTTTACATCTATTAATATCCTTTCCTCATTGGTTTTAAACTTGTGTCACTGTCTTTCTTCTGCCCAGCTGAGGGCCTTAGGGACCGTTCCAATGTGTTCCTCTCAGATGGAGAGGATGTTTAACACCACCCGCATCCCTGGCATTGAAACAGGTGAGATAAGGGTACATTTTAGGGGAATTAAGGCTCAATAATGTTGGAATAGTTGTTGCCACGTTTTCCATTAGCAGTTTAAAGATGAATACCTGCTTTGATGCTGAAAAATGATGAgaagtgtaagtgtgtgtgtttcggtgCTGATCTAACAACTTCACTGTGAGCCCTTAGGATTCATGTGTTCAGACAGAAGACTAGTGTTTCTAATTCTATTTTTAAATCGTTGTTGTTTCTCATCTGACCGTCCTTTCTCGCCGAACTTTTCCCTGCAGATATTGTGCAGCACCTGACCGACCGCAAGCACCTGGTCGTCTACCACAGGGGCCGCTTCTTCCAAGTGTGGCTGTACACTGGAGGGCGCCACCTCTTACCCAGTGAACTTGAGACACAGTTTCAGAGGATCCTCAATGATACAACAGAGCCTGAGCCAGGAGAGCTCAAATTAGCTGCCCTGACTGCAGGAAACAGGTACTCTCTATAAACATAtacagatgacacacacactgacgtaGACATACTTGGATAAATGTGTCACACTTTCACTTCTTCTAGAGTTCCATGGGCTCGGGCTCGGATTAAATATTTCTGCCAGGGGGTAAACAGAGTATCCCTGGACGCCATAGAGTCAGCTGCCTTCTTCCTGTCACTGGATGACGAGCCGCAGGGTTATGACCCCGCAAAGACCAACTCACTGGACAGTTATGCCAAGTCCCTGCTGCATGGAAAGTGTTACGACAGGTAAGCAGAGAAGGCCTCGGTTCTGACTATTAGCAAAGGTTTGAGTTTATGTGCTTTGTTGCCCTAAAGGTTTTATTTCTTGTGTCACAGGTGGTTCGACAAATCTTTCACCTTGATCTCTTACCCAAATGGAAAAATGGGTATAAATGCTGAACATTCGTGGGCAGATGCACCGATTGTAGGACATATGTGGGAGGTATGACGTGTGCACAGGTATTGCATGATAAAGCATTAAGTTAGCAGTCATCTTCAGCTGTCCCTTTCTGTCTGTGTAGTATGTCCTTGCAACGGACTGCTTCCATCTGGGCTACACAGAGGAGGGACACTGTAAAGGCGACGTGAACAAGAACCTGCCCCATCCCACTCGGCTACAGTGGCGGATTCCAAATGAGGTACAGCAGAGCCTTGCATCGTTTATTACAATTAATACACTTAGTGTCCATCACaaattcattttctcctctttagTGTCAAGCAGTCATCCAGACGTCATACCTGTTAGCCAAGCAGATAGCTGACGATGTGGACTTCCATGCTCATCTGTTCAGTGAGTTTGGGAAAGGCCTGATCAAGAAGTGCAGGACCAGCCCTGATGCCTTTATCCAGCTCGCCCTGCAGCTGGCACAGTTCAGGGTACGACTCAAATCCTTCTCTGCAGACGTTACCTCTCACCATCTGTACCATCCACCGCCATCACGTCACACTCTTCCCTCTGCTCTGACAGGATCAGGGAGTGTTCTGTCTGACGTACGAGTCGTCAATGACCCGCATGTTCAGGGACGGTCGGACGGAGACCGTGCGCTCCTGCACCTCTGAGGCGGTTGCATTTGTCAGAGCCATGGAGGACACAGATGCAACAGTAAGCAGAACGCATTAACACACAGAACCACTGGAAAGCAACATAAAAAGCTCCATTACATAAAGTTGGGGTTGGTTTAAATAACGCTGAGCTGCTCATAATGTAATTGTAGTTGTGAGACATTCAAATCCTTTACTGGAGGGAATAGCTACATCTTTTTTGCAAATAATTTGACCTACCTGGTGTCATAATGTGATGTGAGAGGTCACATCGTTCTGCTGAGGACTTGGTCGATGAGACCAGAgataatgtgtctgtgtgtgtgtcattgccCTGGACTCTGAACTCCCTCATGTTCCAGGGTTATACTGACATTCTTGTGGACAGAATTCAGGTCATTTTCGATCCGATGGTTTGTTTGCTCGTTTATTCTGTGACCAGAACGCCCAGAGATTTGCCCTGTTTCGGAAGGCGGCTGATAAGCACCAAAACATGTACCGTCTGGCCATGACTGGTTCTGGTATCGACCGCCACCTCTTCTGTCTCTACTTCGTGTCCAAATACCTTGGTGTTGACTCGCCATTTCTTAAAAAGGTAAAAGCGCTGATTCACAAGTTTCCTGTTAACCCACATACCACAACCTATCTGTCATTTTCCCACACAACATTCAATGTCTCTGATTCAAGGTGCTTTCAGAGACATGGAAGTTGTCCACCAGTCagactccacagcagcagctcaatttGGTTGACATCAACAAGTTCCCTCAATACGTGGGAGCTGGCGGTGGATTTGGACCTGTGAGTTCAAACGTTTTATTTCAGAGATTTGCACAAGTTAAATGTTCATAATGTTTTACCCTGATGTCCTGAGCTGAATAATACCATCTCTACTGTGCCCCCAGGTGGCTGACGATGGTTATGGTGTGTCTTATATCATTGTGGGGGAGAACCTCATCACATTCCATATTTCCTGCAAGTTCTCCAGCCCTGACACAGTAAGAGCACAAACTGAGAGCATTGGTTATTATTGATCAgttatttatactgtatttttcGAACCTCAacactctctctgtttctgtctcactctcactATTCCCTGTCCGTGTGCCATGCAGGACTCAAACCGGTTCGGCCAGAACATTCAGAAGGCCATGCTCGATATCCAGGGACTCTTCAAGCCAGAAAATGATAAGAAGATGGTGGATGTTGGAAAGCATGCACAGatggaaaatggtaaaaagCACATATAACGGACTCTGTGGGACGGATtcacctgagagtctgtcttTGACACGCTTCATTCATATGCACGAAGAAAGTTCAGGTTGCACTTAAGATCTTTTTGATTATCCGGTGGGTCATTTTAGAAGGCGGCCATTCCACTCAGTGAGAAAATAGGAACAGTTGGTACacctgtaatttatttttatttatattgtacttGTCGGAGGAAACGATTTAATCTTTTGTAATAGGAAATGTTGTGGTGGCAAACAATAAACCACCATTGCTGGAGATAAATGAACCTACCACATTTCTCCAGGTAACGCAGgactgtatgtaaatgtaacataataaatctttatataatatttgtgtggtctttggctttttaatttgatttgtaattttttCTACCTAGACATTGAGATTTAAATACTTAATCATCTGTCAACAATTAtgaatttgctgcttttatatTATTCTtgactaaaaataaacacaaaaaaaatgatcaTACTAGTAACTTTGCTAATGattatttatcataatttaaACAGCTGTAATAATAGACCCTTAAaccaactagaatggcactgagtggagcacatacctccaccaaagcccaacagtccccttatgaaaccacatttacattcactagatccagatttttatttggatctgcaccaaattgcagaAACACatatcaagatccattaattattccctgagaaatcaaggaaaatgttgaaaaacatagatcacacaatgttaaagtgaaaaaaaatatcctaGATCCACCCCCTCATCACGAATCCACACCAAAATAAAATAGGTCCTTCCCTGACCTgcaccacatcctttcaccaagtttcctggaaatcagtcctgtagtttttgtgttatgctgctaacaaacaaacaaacaacacaaactattTGGCGGAGGTAATCAAAGACTGACACAGGAAAGCACTATGTTATAAGAGAAGTTTATTATTAGAGCTGGGGTGGAGGTTATACCTTGTTTATGATATCCACATGAACATTTACAGAGGTTCATCCCAGCAATTAGgatgaacaaaacaaagttcTGTTTCAGGTGAGTGCTAAATTAAATGCAACAGATCCTGAACCAAGGCAACAGATTCACAGATTAGAGCACATGTTGTCTGACAAACTCTTTTCCTTTATAACAGTTGCACAATTTTTAATCGGATATCAGGAATGCAGACGGTAGAAGGTTCATCTCCTGAGGGTTTTGCAGATTTTGTCGCAGCTTTGACTTAAAACCAGGACTCATCTAAGACTTGGGGGAGCACCATCTGCCGTTCATGTTAAAAAAATTCTATCTGCAGCTCTATGTAAGTAAGTAGATAATGTCACATTGGATTTTGTTTATTCACATAACTGCCGCTCCCAAACAGCGAGAACAAAACATCGtctatttgaatatttattagtTTATGTGGGGACAatacaaaaagtcaaagtaataaaaaacaaaccattcTGGTCACACTCTTTCAAGGCATCAGTTACAGCAATGAACTAAAACTAGGCTTTTTTAACTGTACAAAGTGAatggacaaacaaaaacaccaacacatCACCTTGATGTCGCTTGATGAGAGCAATTTTTAAAAAGAGGCAACGGGCTGCAGACTTCCTAAGATTCAAAATGAACCAACATTATCAGATTATCGTCTTCATCACTCTCTTACCAGAAGCTGCCTGCCACTCAAGCACATTTAACGAAACAGAatacaacagacacaaaaggcATATGGATTTTAAGTACGCTCTATTTCTTACCAATGTTTCATAATGGGTATAACTTCAGGTTGAGTCCATAGGGTGGTGACATGCTCCCCAGGGCCACTGTGTGGTGCAGTTTTTCCACGTAGATACACGCCAACCCAGTCCTTTCTGTGTACGTACtattttgtgtatatatttCAACACTCTAGGATGGTTTTGAAGTTTATGTGTCTAAAATCACTCAACAGAGCTGTTGGGTTCCGGTCTATGACTCAGCAGAGGAGGATTAAGAGGTTGCACCGGGAGTTGGGTTGACATTCTGCGTGGCGGCCTGTGGTGCCACCTCTATGATCCGAGGTTTGTCAATGATGCGAGCAGTGCGGTTTCCTTTCTCTACAATCCCGATGATCCACGCTTGGTGGCCCTCTCCGTATTTTGGTGATTTGATCTCGGCACAGAAGCGAGCGGCCTGCTCCCGCGGCAAACAGATTAACAGGCCCCCTGTAAAAGAAAGGGAGACTTGTCAGTGAAAAGGGTTTTAAATAATGATTCTGATGGCGTAATGATGCTAAAGATATATACGTGTTCTCATCATCTCTCTGACTATTTAGTCTCTTTAGAGATGTATCCCTTTCTTTCCTTTGGTGTCCCTCAGGGCCCATTTTCTTGAAGTAAACTGGCTTCCCTTCTTTAGGTGCATATAAAATACTGATTCAAATTTCAGATTTCATTCATCGTAACAATCTATAATACACGGACAGACTCAGGGTCTTAGAGTTTCCCTCTGGGAGAAAATTAAAGGCAAACTGTGACTGAAACTTTGGAGTTAAACagcattttattaatatttacccgtgttatgttttttgtcatctcccccccaaaaaaacactttgtagaTAATAAGAGACAAAAagttaaatgattaaattagGAGGAAATAACCATGAATACACACATACCTGATGTTTCAGGGCAGGTGCCATGCATGAGACCAAACATGTTCCCACAGGCCTTGGACACAGCAGCCATCTTGGCGAGCACTGGGAGGTTGTGGATGACAAACGACACTTCACTTCGCTGTTGTCGTGCCAACGTCTGGGCGTGGCCAAGGATGCCAAACCCTGTGATGTCGGTGGCTGCGTGGGCATTGAAGGTGTGCATGAGACCCGCCGCTACatggggagacagagagaaagagagagagagacttagAAGGACACCTGGAAAAagacagacggatggatggacagacggccaaacagacagacagacagacagacagacagacagacagacagacagacagacagacagctgtgtTTTCCTAGTTGAAGATTATTCAGTAgggtaaataaatacagaatattcagtctgtgttgaCAATCACAAAAGCTAATAGCTTATTGTTGGCGAAAGTTGTTGACTGAACTTTAAAGTTTACTTTATTTTGGACTTCCTCCTTTATTTACCTCAACTGCAGAAGGTAacagactttttatttgaagtaaGGTTGTATTCAAGAGAGGACTTATATATCGAATTATGTGAGTTTGACAAGTGTAATTGGTCATATAAGAATCAGATGCTTTGTGCTGATCTGCTCCCATTTGACTCaattctctgttctctcctccaCAACACACATGACCCTGGACCCATGTCGGTGGGTACTTTTCCCCCACTGACTCACTACTTCATGTCCTTGTGGAAAGCCCTGTCTTTGCTGGAAGATACTAAGCAACAAAGTGTGCAATtcagctgagctgcagcagaggctgCTGCCATTTATGAAATTCTAAGCTTTTTTGCCCAATTGCTGATGTAATTATGCTCAACTTTAAACtggttgtttgatttaaaaataatgacaacCAAAAGTTCAAAAACACTGTAATCACTGCAAATCAATATTGAGGATAAATTCATCATTTACCTGTCCTGTTGAGCCGAGCCATGTTCATCATGGCTTCATGATAAGCCAGTTCTACATCTTCCTGAGTTACCACCAGCTTTATTTTGTTCCACTTCTCAGGCTGAgtgatttgaaagaaaaaaaaaaaacatacacatggAATTAGTGTCTATCCTAAACAACAAGAAGTGTCACAACTTAACTATTCATGAGTGAACAGGCAGACTTACGATATCTAACCACTGATGTACTGCAACGGCAACTTGCGTTCCAAGTGGCTTCGTCAACACCAGCACGTCTCCTGGGACTGCGTTGTCTGGCCTAAGAAATGTCCAACAAGGTGTGATTAGTTGCATCACAATACATTTGTACATTatcctgaagcagctgtgagTAACTCAAACAGCTCGAGTAAGAAAAGACTCCTACATGATAAATTCGTTGGGCTGGCAGACTGTTGTCGCGACTCCTCCCATCACCACCCAGGGGTTGAGCACCGTTTGTCCTCCTGTTACAGACGTGCCTGCCTCCTCTGACGCATCCTTGAATCCCTGAATGATCAGGGGCATGactttgtctctctcctgtaaagagaaagaaaagagtcagAGCggcaaaataaatatatatttttttaaacaattaacaCAGCTGTTGCAGATATTTGCACTCAATTCTAAAGTGACTGCATCGGCTGACGTGACACTTACCTTCTCTGACATTTTGTTGCTGACTCCTAAAAGCATCAACATGTTGTCACACTCTGTCACTCCCATGGCGTACAGGTCACTTAGAACATTGGCACAAGCAATTCGTCCCTACAAGACAGGAAAATTAAAGCTAATTATATTAGTGCCACCATTTTATTTGTCCCATGTATATATAATCAATAAGACCACTTTAGAGCACTCAGTAAGAAGAGAGACTTCCATACCATCATGTACGGGTCATCCACAATGGGGTAGATGTAATCTGTCGTCTGGACCAGAGAAAGGCCTCCATGTCTGAGGGGTATCACACAGGTGTCCATGCCTATGCcttcacagaaaagaaaacagggcAGAATTCAACAGCTTGGCTTTAATATAGAATTTAATGATGCCAtcaaattgcttttattttagtttgtctTTCAATTTCAGAACTAAGGGTCAGGTTGtatttaatacagaaattacattttatagtaACGCACTTCTTTCTACTATTCATACAAGCCTGTATCTTTTTGTTAAACATTACTACTAATAAACATTTAGGGTGTTTATCATCATTATCGCATTATGAAGATCATTATTACCTAATCGGGGCATAACTGCCCCCAGGAACTGTTCATCCTCCTGATAGTGGTTCTCCTGTAGGGTTTCTAGCAGCTTCTGTAACACATCTTGGGGCACCTGTGACCAGAAAATAACCAATTATTAACAacatattattttttaaatatatatattccttAATCAAGTGGAATTTCATATAAGAGAGATTTTGATGAGAACCAACCTTGCAGCCTGTGCCCTTGAGCTCAGCAAAGCGTGTGAGTCTGAAGTTCTTGTCCAGCTCGTAGCTTTCGGGGTTGAAGGACTCCCGCACAGACATGTCTGTAGAAACTCTGGGTCCTCACCACTAGGACCATGTTAATGAcgggacagaaaaaaatatacttGTGATTGAAAACATGGTCTGGATGTCTCGGGTAGAAAGTTTTGTTAAATGCACAGacttaaaatcaaataataaaaacagctgattCATCACACTGCAGTGCCATCTGGGTTTATTCATAAATATTCTCTTTTGTGCCTCATTTCAAGtgaatcacacacaagcacaaatgaTCTGTACAATCTGAAGCTGCAGCCCTGCAATGCATCCTGCCTTTAAGCTACACAAAGAGGGGATTCATTTCAGTTCTGttcatattaatattttgttttatttgcttatATCTGCAATTCAcaattgttttcatcatcacttTAGCTACAGATTTTGGCAATTCATTATGCACTGTAAATGTTATAATACAATGGAAATTCCAGATACATCTCAAATGCCCTTGGTGACAGCTTAAAAATGTTGAACGATTTGTCTGACCGAAATCTtgaaatattcaatttacaaatCCTCCCAAAGAAGAGgttggaaaaagagaaagacttTAACAAACAGTTTGAAAACAATATAATTCAATAATTAATTTAACCTTTAAGATCTAACAGCTTTTAATGACCAATATATTTATAAACCATCTCTCTAACAAGTGATGAACAATTCTCAGGTGAGGAGTGTATCTCTGGTTTAGTGTGTTGGACTGTGTTAAACTAGTGGCAGGTAAAGAAAACTCAACTATAATGAACTTTTAATAAAGAGCACAATAATGAGTACCTCTGTGCCCTGGCAGTGAAATGATGAGTGCACTCACAGTAGCATAGTTGCACACAAACCCACAAGCACTTACTATGAACATAGGCACTTTATACGTCTTTTAACCGCTGcttcttttcattgtgtgtctcGTGTATCTTTTGCATGACCTGCAGgtaaatgtttatttgcatgtggTAAACAGATTCTGACACAAACTGCAAAGCACCGCCTTGGACACTGTTTGAATTCAACAGCTCCCTGCACCACACTCACTCTCCACTGAcaacatccaccatcacaaTGAGCTGCAGCGTGTTGATCAACTCATTCTCATGGTTTCACTGAGGAGAA comes from the Hippoglossus hippoglossus isolate fHipHip1 chromosome 6, fHipHip1.pri, whole genome shotgun sequence genome and includes:
- the cpt1b gene encoding carnitine O-palmitoyltransferase 1, muscle isoform, producing MAEAHQAVGFQFTVRPDGVDLKLSQEVIKNIYLSGVTAWKKRAIQFKNGVLAGVYPASPSSWLIVVIAMMSSLYIRVDPSLGMIDAIKDNLPQRDCISVQTRAVLSAILFATGLWLFLIYLLRYTLKALLSYHGWIFESHGRMSTSTKVWLSLVKMFSGRRPLLYSFQASLPRLPVPSVDDTVNRYLESVRPLLDSDQYNPMEILANDFKDSQAAQLQRYLKLKSWWATNYVSDWWEEYIYLRGRSPIMVNSNFYIMDLLYVTPTHRQAARVGNVVHAMLQYRRKLERGEHEPLRALGTVPMCSSQMERMFNTTRIPGIETDIVQHLTDRKHLVVYHRGRFFQVWLYTGGRHLLPSELETQFQRILNDTTEPEPGELKLAALTAGNRVPWARARIKYFCQGVNRVSLDAIESAAFFLSLDDEPQGYDPAKTNSLDSYAKSLLHGKCYDRWFDKSFTLISYPNGKMGINAEHSWADAPIVGHMWEYVLATDCFHLGYTEEGHCKGDVNKNLPHPTRLQWRIPNECQAVIQTSYLLAKQIADDVDFHAHLFSEFGKGLIKKCRTSPDAFIQLALQLAQFRDQGVFCLTYESSMTRMFRDGRTETVRSCTSEAVAFVRAMEDTDATNAQRFALFRKAADKHQNMYRLAMTGSGIDRHLFCLYFVSKYLGVDSPFLKKVLSETWKLSTSQTPQQQLNLVDINKFPQYVGAGGGFGPVADDGYGVSYIIVGENLITFHISCKFSSPDTDSNRFGQNIQKAMLDIQGLFKPENDKKMVDVGKHAQMENGKKHI
- the sephs1 gene encoding selenide, water dikinase 1, which gives rise to MSVRESFNPESYELDKNFRLTRFAELKGTGCKVPQDVLQKLLETLQENHYQEDEQFLGAVMPRLGIGMDTCVIPLRHGGLSLVQTTDYIYPIVDDPYMMGRIACANVLSDLYAMGVTECDNMLMLLGVSNKMSEKERDKVMPLIIQGFKDASEEAGTSVTGGQTVLNPWVVMGGVATTVCQPNEFIMPDNAVPGDVLVLTKPLGTQVAVAVHQWLDIPEKWNKIKLVVTQEDVELAYHEAMMNMARLNRTAAGLMHTFNAHAATDITGFGILGHAQTLARQQRSEVSFVIHNLPVLAKMAAVSKACGNMFGLMHGTCPETSGGLLICLPREQAARFCAEIKSPKYGEGHQAWIIGIVEKGNRTARIIDKPRIIEVAPQAATQNVNPTPGATS